AGACTGTTGTAAAGGAATGGACTACGTATTTACTTCCGTGGGGATCACAAAACCCAGCGGGAAGCTGTCTTTTATGGATGTGGATTATCAAGGAAATTTGAATTTATTAAAGGAAGCAGAAATAGCGCACGTGAAAAACTTTATGTATATTCATGTATTCCGGGGAGAGAAGATTGAAGGCCCTGCAACGGAAGCTAAGCAGAGGTTTGTCGATCAATTGACCGAATCTGCTGTTCCTTATGCTGTTATTAAACCAACCGGCTACTATTCTGACATGGCGGAGTACTTAAAAATGGCTTTGAAAGGACGTGTTTACTTGATTGGAAAAGGCAGCGAATCGATCAACCCGATTCATGGCGAGGATCTGGCTCATTACTGCGTGAATGCCCTGTCTAGAACGAAAGTCACCCTGGAGGTAGGGGGACCGGACGCTTATTCTCATCGGGAAATTGCTGAGCTCGCCTTCCAGACAGCCGGAAAGAAGTCTAAGATCACTCCGCTGCCCGCTTCTATTCTTAAAAAACTCGTGCGGCTGATTAAGAGGATCAGCCCCTCCTATTACGCACTAGGGATGTTTTTTTTAAACGTGATGACAACCGAGCTGCTCGCTCCTAGATATGGAGACCAATCGCTTGAGTCTTTTTTTAAAGAGTACGTAAACAGGGTTCGTTAGATAATTCTTGATTTGGGTGCGTAATTATGAAAAAGTGCTTGGACTTATTAAGAATAACTGTATGAAATTCTTGAAAAACCATGCGATCTATTCTTCTTTTTACTCGAACATCATAAAAGCTGCCAAAGAAGCTTGCAGGGCATATCTGCAAGCTTCTTGATCACCAGGCGTTCATGCCGCCCTTGATGTTCGTCACCTTCTCAAAGCCCTGTTTTTTCAAAAGCTTAGCTGCTTTGGCACTTCTCATTCCACTTTGACAGATGACTACAACTTCTTTATTTTTATCCAGATCATTCATACGCTTAGGCAGTTCTCCTAAAGGAATGTTCTTGAATTTTTTGCTGTGATTGGCTTTGTATTCATGAGGCGTACGCACATCCACAAACTGCACATCTTTTTCATTCGTCCGTGCTTTAGCTTGTGAAGCGGTGATGTTATCCATGCCTTTCACCGGCATAAACTGCCGGATCATCAACCACACGAAAGCGATGATAACTACCCACATGATGATTGTTCCCATACGATCCACTTCCTTTTCAGCTTAAAATATCCACCCAGATTTTAATGGCTGTTCCTAAGATTAAAACGACTAAAATCCATTGCAGCACTTTTGTGTTCATTTTTTTGCCAAAATGAGCGCCTAATGGAGCAGCGATTAAGCTCGCAGCAACCACTATAAGTGCGGGAGTAAATGGAACCTGCCCTGTAAACACTTTGCCTGCAGTCGCACCGATCGAAGAGATAAAGGTTACGGCAAGCGAAGTAGCAATGGTTATCCTCGTCGGTATTCTCAGAATGACGAGCATAATGGGCACGAGCAGAAATGCCCCGCCAGCTCCGACGATGCCTGCAGCAATTCCTACGGCAAAGGTTAATCCTGCAGCAAGCGGCTTATTAAAGCTAAGCTGTTCTGCAGCGTTTCCAGCCACTTGTTTTTTCGGGATAAGCATCATAACGGCGGCAATAAGGGCAAGGACTCCATAGACGAAATTAATGGCTGCTTCAGAAAGATAATGGGAACCAAATCCTCCAATAAAGCTTCCTGCTAAAACAGACGCCCCCATAATGATGATCAAGTCTTTGTTGAGATAGCCCCCTTTACGATAAGCCCAAACCCCGGTCAGTGTGGCAAAGAAAACCTGCACAGCTACAATTCCAGATACTTCATAAGAGCTGTACCCGTTAAAACCAAGCATCACCGGCACATACAGAAGCATGGGATAATTAATAATAGCCCCGCCGATGCCGAGCATTCCGGACAAAAGGGAACCGATAAACCCAAGTATAAAAATAGTGAGTATAAGTGCTAGGTCCATCTTTTTACACCCTTTATGAAGGGGCTCAATGATCGAGCCCCTCTCTCAGATTATTTTGCTTTTTCCATCCAGAATTTCAGGACTCCGTCTTCTTCCGTGCTGTCAAGGAGTGTGTGTCCTCCTGATTTCGCCCATGCAGTCAGGTCGCTTTTTGCTCCTTTATCGGTAGCATGGATTTCCAGAACCTCTCCTGATTCAATCTCTCCCATGGCTTTCTTTGTTTTTACGATTGGCATTGGGCAAGCCAAGCCTTTTGCATCTAATACTTTACTTACTTGCATAATAACGCTCCTTTATGATTCGTTTTATCCGTGAACGGCACAGCGGTTTGGACCAATTTCCATCTCGCGCTGTTCTTCTTGTTCCGGAGTGATTTTTCCCATATTTGTTTTACGGATTTCTTGATACGCATTCGGCTGCGGCGGCAGCTGGTCTGTCACCATTTTTCTAAATTCATGCTCATCATCCACATTTAGTCCGGCGTTCTTTTGATAGAGGTCGCCTAAGCGTGCAGATACAAGACCACCTTTGCCGAGTTCCTGGACAAAGGAAAAGTGTGCAGGGAGAACGATTAGCTCGTTTGAAAGCTCTTTATAACGGCTGTACAGCGTTTCACGGAGATCGCTTACCCAGTCTTCTGCTTTACCCGCTAAATCCGGACGCCCGATGGATTCCACGAATAGAATATCCCCCGTGAGCAAGTAACGATCATCGATAATAAGAGAAGTACTTCCAATCGTGTGCCCAGGTGAATAGACAGGCTGGACTTTAACCGTTGTCTTACCGACTACAAGGTCATGGCCTTCCGTAAGTGGTTCATACTGGAAAGTGACTTCCTCTGCATCTTTTGGAGGCAGATGGTACGTACCATTTGCCTGCTCAGCAAGCTTCAGTCCGCCGGAAATATGGTCAGCATGTAAATGCGTATCGACAGTGTGAGTAATGGTGACCCCGATGTCTTCAGCAAAGTTTTCATACACCTCTGTCATGCGGGCGGCATCCACCACCGCCGCTTCTCCATTAGATGCAATCATATAAGAGAGGCAGCCTTTGCCTAAACGGACAAATTGGTAGAGGGAACCTCCACCTGTTAAGTCAGCGACTTTCACCGGCTCTAAGTGTTCACTCCACGCTTTCATACCGCCATCCAATGAATACACGTGCTTAAATTCTGCTTCAGCAAGCATTTCGCCTACCATTTGGGAGGATCCGCCTTTGGCACATACGACCACAATCTCTTCATCCTTTGGAAGTCGGTCTTCCAATTCCTCTACTCCATCGAGCAAATTAAAATACGGCTCGTTATAAGACTCTACCTGCGCGCCTTCAATTTTCCAATCTTTAAATTCATCTTCGTTTCGTACGTCTAAAATAATCGTTTTTTCATTATGAACGATTTTTTCAGCCAGTTCGGCTGGTGAAATATTTTTCATTGCCATTTCCGATCCTCCTTTTAGAATGTCATTGATTAGTCTGTTCAGTTGGTCCTTGCCATTCGGACATGCCAGGTACGA
This Halobacillus salinarum DNA region includes the following protein-coding sequences:
- a CDS encoding SDR family oxidoreductase, with protein sequence MEKVLVAGATGYLGRYVVKALKEQGYYVRVLVRSPEKMKQQGEHLEPAIDQDADEVFKADITDAAALKDCCKGMDYVFTSVGITKPSGKLSFMDVDYQGNLNLLKEAEIAHVKNFMYIHVFRGEKIEGPATEAKQRFVDQLTESAVPYAVIKPTGYYSDMAEYLKMALKGRVYLIGKGSESINPIHGEDLAHYCVNALSRTKVTLEVGGPDAYSHREIAELAFQTAGKKSKITPLPASILKKLVRLIKRISPSYYALGMFFLNVMTTELLAPRYGDQSLESFFKEYVNRVR
- a CDS encoding rhodanese-like domain-containing protein is translated as MPVKGMDNITASQAKARTNEKDVQFVDVRTPHEYKANHSKKFKNIPLGELPKRMNDLDKNKEVVVICQSGMRSAKAAKLLKKQGFEKVTNIKGGMNAW
- a CDS encoding sulfite exporter TauE/SafE family protein; the protein is MDLALILTIFILGFIGSLLSGMLGIGGAIINYPMLLYVPVMLGFNGYSSYEVSGIVAVQVFFATLTGVWAYRKGGYLNKDLIIIMGASVLAGSFIGGFGSHYLSEAAINFVYGVLALIAAVMMLIPKKQVAGNAAEQLSFNKPLAAGLTFAVGIAAGIVGAGGAFLLVPIMLVILRIPTRITIATSLAVTFISSIGATAGKVFTGQVPFTPALIVVAASLIAAPLGAHFGKKMNTKVLQWILVVLILGTAIKIWVDILS
- a CDS encoding sulfurtransferase TusA family protein, whose amino-acid sequence is MQVSKVLDAKGLACPMPIVKTKKAMGEIESGEVLEIHATDKGAKSDLTAWAKSGGHTLLDSTEEDGVLKFWMEKAK
- a CDS encoding MBL fold metallo-hydrolase, producing MAMKNISPAELAEKIVHNEKTIILDVRNEDEFKDWKIEGAQVESYNEPYFNLLDGVEELEDRLPKDEEIVVVCAKGGSSQMVGEMLAEAEFKHVYSLDGGMKAWSEHLEPVKVADLTGGGSLYQFVRLGKGCLSYMIASNGEAAVVDAARMTEVYENFAEDIGVTITHTVDTHLHADHISGGLKLAEQANGTYHLPPKDAEEVTFQYEPLTEGHDLVVGKTTVKVQPVYSPGHTIGSTSLIIDDRYLLTGDILFVESIGRPDLAGKAEDWVSDLRETLYSRYKELSNELIVLPAHFSFVQELGKGGLVSARLGDLYQKNAGLNVDDEHEFRKMVTDQLPPQPNAYQEIRKTNMGKITPEQEEQREMEIGPNRCAVHG